In a single window of the Heliangelus exortis chromosome 1, bHelExo1.hap1, whole genome shotgun sequence genome:
- the TPBGL gene encoding trophoblast glycoprotein-like, protein MARRQTRASSRGGWLPWLGLALLPLAVPPAAAPGGCPSPCYCVATPELVQCRYERLEELPKELPLTVHNLSITGSNLSILHRAAFASHPLPDLRLLRLRHDNIQIVEDMALQGLPSLQTLDLSHNPLLSVAAGAFAEAPLLRTLQLNQALLAAPLEDQLASALGNLSLRRLELAGNALRALPATLLPAGLEELDLRNNSLEGLAAAELRSLDAPGLKGLRVTLGANPWSCDCSLRPFLAWLRAAASRVPDARSLRCAGPPPLRGTALLRLRPEGLPCTAGEGGEPGRLETASYVFFGIVLALIAIVFLMVLYLNRRGIKRWLHNLREACRDQMEGYHYRYEQDADPRCTSAISTPGL, encoded by the coding sequence ATGGCCCGCAGGCAAACGCGGGCAAGCAGCCGCGGGGGCTGGTTGCCCTGGCTGGGACTCGCCTTGCTGCCTCTGGCCGtgccccccgccgccgcccccgggGGTTGCCCGTCCCCTTGTTACTGCGTGGCCACCCCGGAGTTGGTGCAGTGTCGGTACGAGAGGTTGGAAGAGCTTCCGAAGGAGCTCCCGCTCACCGTGCACAACCTCAGCATCACCGGCAGCAACTTGAGCATCCTCCACCGCGCCGCTTTCGCCTCCCACCCTCTGCCGGACCTCCGCCTGCTCCGTCTGCGCCACGACAACATCCAGATCGTCGAGGACATGGCCCTCCAGGGTCTGCCCTCCTTGCAAACCCTCGACCTGAGCCACAACCCTCTGCTCTCCGTGGCCGCCGGCGCTTTCGCCGAGGCACCGCTGCTGCGCACGCTGCAGCTGAACCAAGCGCTGCTGGCAGCCCCCTTGGAGGACCAGTTGGCCTCGGCCTTGGGCAACCTCAGCTTGCGGCGTTTGGAGCTGGCGGGCAACGCTTTGCGGGCTCTGCCGGCCACCTTGCTGCCCGCCGGCTTGGAGGAGCTGGACCTACGGAACAACTCCCTGGAGGGGCTGGCGGCCGCCGAGCTGCGGAGTTTGGATGCTCCGGGCTTGAAGGGGCTGCGGGTCACTTTGGGAGCCAACCCTTGGAGTTGCGACTGCTCCCTGCGCCCTTTCCTCGCCTGGTTGcgcgccgccgcctcccgcgTCCCCGACGCGCGCAGCCTGCGCTGCGCGGGACCTCCGCCCCTTCGAGGGACTGCGCTGCTGCGGCTGCGGCCCGAGGGGCTGCCCTGCACGGCGGGCGAGGGTGGAGAGCCTGGCAGGCTGGAGACGGCCTCTTACGTCTTCTTCGGTATCGTTTTGGCCCTCATCGCCATCGTCTTCCTCATGGTGCTCTACCTGAACCGCCGCGGCATCAAGCGTTGGCTCCACAACCTCCGGGAAGCTTGCCGGGACCAGATGGAAGGATACCACTACCGCTACGAGCAGGATGCCGACCCCCGCTGCACCAGCGCCATCAGCACCCCCGGCCTCTGA